The proteins below come from a single Malus sylvestris chromosome 3, drMalSylv7.2, whole genome shotgun sequence genomic window:
- the LOC126617389 gene encoding RNA-directed DNA methylation 4-like isoform X2, whose translation MAVVAESSSASPNPSEDKPVIVRVKRKALQSPLDAFWLEINERPAKRPLLDFEKLSMSDSAGKGNEPLVDSAGMAEELKTKKVLVQHVETVSSFGTSVDVVKSFLDPNSGDVHDRKTKIGERKYALRKENKQDLILSKARQRKEVVAKNARFEQIWRSRRGNKETSHENLHEICHVYDVIRVDVAEKPKDEISLEDQKILNSYLPLLREFIPSAASEIESDLYTNSSKQDSEDEYVYDLYAVKEESDMAVELSSNPFPLVQVDDEDFYDGPDESEYESDDSNAENNPLNDYPDEISEEEKEESENEDSDDESEEKESSSDKSSEPEDLEENDFFEDDIYDENNDGHDFDYDVDPSDDGEDRNMVL comes from the exons ATGGCGGTGGTCGCCGAGAGCTCTTCTGCTTCGCCCAACCCGTCGGAGGACAAGCCGGTGATCGTTAGGGTTAAACGCAAGGCATTGCAGTCCCCACTCGACGCTTTCT GGCTGGAAATCAATGAGAGGCCGGCGAAGCGTCCGTTGTTGGATTTTGAGAAGCTGTCAATGTCGGATTCAGCTGGAAAGGGTAATGAGCCGTTGGTGGATTCAGCTGGAATGG CAGAAGAACTGAAAACCAAGAAGGTTTTGGTACAGCATGTAGAGACAGTAAGCAGCTTCGGCACCAGTGTTGACGTTGTGAAATCATTTCTG GACCCTAATTCTGGTGATGTGCATGATCGTAAAACAAAGATTGGAGAACGCAAATACGCTCTGAGAAAGGAGAAT AAACAAGATCTGATTTTGTCTAAAGCCAGACAGAGGAAGGAG GTTGTGGCAAAAAATGCGCGTTTTGAACAAATATGGAGGAGCAGAAGAGGAAACAAAGAAACATCACATGAGAATTTACATGAAATTTGTCATGTCTATGATGTTATACGTGTTGACGTTGCTGAAAAACCCAAGGA TGAAATATCTTTGGAGGACCAGAAGATTTTGAACAGTTACTTGCCTCTGCTGAGAGAGTTCATCCCATCTGCTGCTTCCGAGATCGAATCAGATTTATACACTAACAGTTCCAAACAAG ATTCTGAAGATGAGTATGTTTATGACTTGTATGCTGTGAAGGAGGAAAGTGATATGGCTGTTGAATTATCTTCAAACCCATTCCCCTT GGTCCAAGTTGATGACGAGGATTTCTATGATGGGCCTGATGAATCCGAATATGAATCTGATGATTCAAATG CTGAAAACAACCCGCTTAATGATTATCCGGATGAGATCTCTGAAGAGGAAAAAGAGGAATCAGAGAACGAAGACTCCGATGATGAATCAGAAGAGAAGGAGAGTTCCAGCGACAAATCATCAGAACCCGAGGATTTAGAAGAAAATGACTTTTTTGAAGATGATATATATGATGAAAACAATGACGGCCATGACTTTGATTACGATGTTGATCCAAGTGATGATGGTGAAGACCGGAATATGGTCttatag
- the LOC126617389 gene encoding RNA-directed DNA methylation 4-like isoform X1: MAVVAESSSASPNPSEDKPVIVRVKRKALQSPLDAFWLEINERPAKRPLLDFEKLSMSDSAGKGNEPLVDSAGMAEELKTKKVLVQHVETVSSFGTSVDVVKSFLDPNSGDVHDRKTKIGERKYALRKENQKQDLILSKARQRKEVVAKNARFEQIWRSRRGNKETSHENLHEICHVYDVIRVDVAEKPKDEISLEDQKILNSYLPLLREFIPSAASEIESDLYTNSSKQDSEDEYVYDLYAVKEESDMAVELSSNPFPLVQVDDEDFYDGPDESEYESDDSNAENNPLNDYPDEISEEEKEESENEDSDDESEEKESSSDKSSEPEDLEENDFFEDDIYDENNDGHDFDYDVDPSDDGEDRNMVL; this comes from the exons ATGGCGGTGGTCGCCGAGAGCTCTTCTGCTTCGCCCAACCCGTCGGAGGACAAGCCGGTGATCGTTAGGGTTAAACGCAAGGCATTGCAGTCCCCACTCGACGCTTTCT GGCTGGAAATCAATGAGAGGCCGGCGAAGCGTCCGTTGTTGGATTTTGAGAAGCTGTCAATGTCGGATTCAGCTGGAAAGGGTAATGAGCCGTTGGTGGATTCAGCTGGAATGG CAGAAGAACTGAAAACCAAGAAGGTTTTGGTACAGCATGTAGAGACAGTAAGCAGCTTCGGCACCAGTGTTGACGTTGTGAAATCATTTCTG GACCCTAATTCTGGTGATGTGCATGATCGTAAAACAAAGATTGGAGAACGCAAATACGCTCTGAGAAAGGAGAAT CAGAAACAAGATCTGATTTTGTCTAAAGCCAGACAGAGGAAGGAG GTTGTGGCAAAAAATGCGCGTTTTGAACAAATATGGAGGAGCAGAAGAGGAAACAAAGAAACATCACATGAGAATTTACATGAAATTTGTCATGTCTATGATGTTATACGTGTTGACGTTGCTGAAAAACCCAAGGA TGAAATATCTTTGGAGGACCAGAAGATTTTGAACAGTTACTTGCCTCTGCTGAGAGAGTTCATCCCATCTGCTGCTTCCGAGATCGAATCAGATTTATACACTAACAGTTCCAAACAAG ATTCTGAAGATGAGTATGTTTATGACTTGTATGCTGTGAAGGAGGAAAGTGATATGGCTGTTGAATTATCTTCAAACCCATTCCCCTT GGTCCAAGTTGATGACGAGGATTTCTATGATGGGCCTGATGAATCCGAATATGAATCTGATGATTCAAATG CTGAAAACAACCCGCTTAATGATTATCCGGATGAGATCTCTGAAGAGGAAAAAGAGGAATCAGAGAACGAAGACTCCGATGATGAATCAGAAGAGAAGGAGAGTTCCAGCGACAAATCATCAGAACCCGAGGATTTAGAAGAAAATGACTTTTTTGAAGATGATATATATGATGAAAACAATGACGGCCATGACTTTGATTACGATGTTGATCCAAGTGATGATGGTGAAGACCGGAATATGGTCttatag
- the LOC126617389 gene encoding RNA-directed DNA methylation 4-like isoform X3, with amino-acid sequence MAVVAESSSASPNPSEDKPVIVRVKRKALQSPLDAFWLEINERPAKRPLLDFEKLSMSDSAGKGNEPLVDSAGMEELKTKKVLVQHVETVSSFGTSVDVVKSFLDPNSGDVHDRKTKIGERKYALRKENQKQDLILSKARQRKEVVAKNARFEQIWRSRRGNKETSHENLHEICHVYDVIRVDVAEKPKDEISLEDQKILNSYLPLLREFIPSAASEIESDLYTNSSKQDSEDEYVYDLYAVKEESDMAVELSSNPFPLVQVDDEDFYDGPDESEYESDDSNAENNPLNDYPDEISEEEKEESENEDSDDESEEKESSSDKSSEPEDLEENDFFEDDIYDENNDGHDFDYDVDPSDDGEDRNMVL; translated from the exons ATGGCGGTGGTCGCCGAGAGCTCTTCTGCTTCGCCCAACCCGTCGGAGGACAAGCCGGTGATCGTTAGGGTTAAACGCAAGGCATTGCAGTCCCCACTCGACGCTTTCT GGCTGGAAATCAATGAGAGGCCGGCGAAGCGTCCGTTGTTGGATTTTGAGAAGCTGTCAATGTCGGATTCAGCTGGAAAGGGTAATGAGCCGTTGGTGGATTCAGCTGGAATGG AAGAACTGAAAACCAAGAAGGTTTTGGTACAGCATGTAGAGACAGTAAGCAGCTTCGGCACCAGTGTTGACGTTGTGAAATCATTTCTG GACCCTAATTCTGGTGATGTGCATGATCGTAAAACAAAGATTGGAGAACGCAAATACGCTCTGAGAAAGGAGAAT CAGAAACAAGATCTGATTTTGTCTAAAGCCAGACAGAGGAAGGAG GTTGTGGCAAAAAATGCGCGTTTTGAACAAATATGGAGGAGCAGAAGAGGAAACAAAGAAACATCACATGAGAATTTACATGAAATTTGTCATGTCTATGATGTTATACGTGTTGACGTTGCTGAAAAACCCAAGGA TGAAATATCTTTGGAGGACCAGAAGATTTTGAACAGTTACTTGCCTCTGCTGAGAGAGTTCATCCCATCTGCTGCTTCCGAGATCGAATCAGATTTATACACTAACAGTTCCAAACAAG ATTCTGAAGATGAGTATGTTTATGACTTGTATGCTGTGAAGGAGGAAAGTGATATGGCTGTTGAATTATCTTCAAACCCATTCCCCTT GGTCCAAGTTGATGACGAGGATTTCTATGATGGGCCTGATGAATCCGAATATGAATCTGATGATTCAAATG CTGAAAACAACCCGCTTAATGATTATCCGGATGAGATCTCTGAAGAGGAAAAAGAGGAATCAGAGAACGAAGACTCCGATGATGAATCAGAAGAGAAGGAGAGTTCCAGCGACAAATCATCAGAACCCGAGGATTTAGAAGAAAATGACTTTTTTGAAGATGATATATATGATGAAAACAATGACGGCCATGACTTTGATTACGATGTTGATCCAAGTGATGATGGTGAAGACCGGAATATGGTCttatag
- the LOC126616683 gene encoding protein NUCLEAR FUSION DEFECTIVE 4-like has protein sequence MPSSSSSSSALQWLSLVGIIWLQSINGTNTNFPAYSSQLKNVLSMSQLELNNLAFASDAGKFLGWFSGIAAIYLPLWLVLMIGSLLGLIGYGVQFLFITNQISSPSYWQIFLLTVMAGNSICWINTVCYVVCIRNFPCHQQIAVGITTSYQGLSAKIYTDIVGAVFSSSPHRRAKAYLFLNSLLPLVVCVIVMPLVRDIDLMGRQRNMEAGFIFMFVITIATGIYAVISSLGSTSGGLSPLHNVIGTGVFLLIPLVIPIVEKMREIMSRKWNVNRERRVYNFTIEETNNEMGSLENGAVKEGEEIEASQVHEVRVREEIGVKLMVTRIDFWLYLFVYFFSATLGLVFLNNLGQIAESRGSSRTSSLVSLSSSFGFFGRLMPSLLDYFFSRSKYMISRPALIVALMAPIAGAFFLLLNPANLSLFISTAIIGVCAGAITSIAVSITTELFGTKNFSVNHNVVVANISIGSFVFGYMSAIFYHKDGNHDGDGKCMGMACYRSTFIIWGCLCFLGSGLALMLYARTRKFYSQRS, from the exons AtgccgtcttcttcttcttcttcttctgccctCCAATGGTTAAGCCTAGTGGGAATCATATGGCTTCAGTCCATCAATGGAACCAACACCAACTTCCCAGCTTACTCCTCCCAGCTCAAAAACGTCCTCTCCATGTCCCAACTAGAGCTCAACAACCTCGCGTTCGCCTCAGACGCTGGAaaattccttggttggttttcaGGCATTGCTGCCATCTACTTACCGCTCTGGCTAGTCCTCATGATCGGTTCGCTTCTCGGTCTAATCGGGTACGGTGTCCAGTTCCTCTTCATCACAAACCAAATCTCATCTCCTTCCTATTGGCAGATTTTCTTGCTAACTGTTATGGCTGGGAATAGCATTTGCTGGATCAACACTGTGTGCTATGTTGTTTGCATTAGAAACTTCCCATGTCATCAACAAATTGCCGTGGGGATAACAACGAGTTACCAAGGATTGAGTGCCAAGATTTATACAGATATTGTTGGCGCTGTATTTTCGTCTTCACCTCATAGAAGAGCCAAGGCCTACTTATTTCTCAACTCTCTTTTGCCACTTGTTGTTTGTGTTATCGTCATGCCATTGGTTCGAGACATTGATTTGATGGGAAGGCAAAGGAACATGGAAGCTGGGTTTATCTTCATGTTTGTGATAACAATTGCCACGGGAATCTACGCGGTGATCAGCAGTTTAGGGTCCACGTCTGGCGGGTTATCTCCCCTACACAATGTAATAGGCACCGGAGTATTCCTGTTAATCCCGTTGGTGATTCCAATTGTTGAGAAAATGAGGGAAATAATGTCAAGAAAATGGAACGtaaacagagagagaagagtatATAATTTTACCATAGAAGAGACGAACAACGAAATGGGGAGCTTGGAGAATGGGGCAGTGAAGGAGGGAGAAGAAATAGAGGCTAGCCAAGTTCATGAAGTTCGTGTTAGGGAGGAGATTGGAGTGAAGTTGATGGTGACAAGGATTGATTTTTGGTTATATTTATTTGTGTATTTTTTCAGTGCAACACTTGGGTTGGTGTTCTTGAACAACTTGGGACAGATTGCAGAGTCCAGGGGCTCATCTAGGACTTCTTCTCTAGTCTCTTTATCCTCTTCATTTGGGTTTTTTGGCCGTCTCATGCCTTCTCTTTTGGACTATTTCTTCTCAAG GAGTAAGTACATGATTTCAAGACCAGCATTAATAGTTGCATTAATGGCACCAATAGCAGGAGCTTTCTTCTTGCTTCTCAACCCAGCCAACCTCTCCCTTTTCATCAGCACAGCAATTATAGGAGTGTGTGCTGGAGCAATTACTTCAATCGCAGTGTCCATAACCACAGAGCTGTTTGGGACCAAGAATTTCTCAGTGAACCACAATGTGGTGGTGGCCAACATATCAATCGGGTCTTTTGTGTTTGGGTACATGTCTGCTATTTTTTATCACAAGGATGGAAATCATGATGGGGATGGGAAGTGCATGGGAATGGCTTGCTACAGAAGCACTTTTATTATATGGGGCTGCCTTTGTTTTCTGGGCAGTGGCCTAGCTTTAATGCTCTACGCACGAACACGAAAGTTCTACTCCCAAAGATCGTAG